A stretch of Vibrio aphrogenes DNA encodes these proteins:
- a CDS encoding type B 50S ribosomal protein L31 — protein sequence MKKGIHPEYRTVVFHDTSVDEYFLIGSTLQTKQTIEWKDGKTYPYFTIEVSSLSHSFYTGKQMVIQKEGRVANFNRRFAQFSTGDK from the coding sequence ATGAAAAAAGGCATTCACCCGGAATACCGTACAGTGGTATTTCATGACACCAGTGTTGATGAATATTTTTTGATAGGGTCAACACTACAAACCAAGCAGACGATCGAATGGAAAGATGGCAAGACGTATCCGTACTTTACGATTGAAGTATCTTCTCTCTCCCATTCTTTCTATACCGGTAAGCAGATGGTGATTCAAAAAGAAGGTCGCGTAGCAAACTTTAATCGCCGCTTTGCTCAATTTTCAACAGGGGATAAATAA
- a CDS encoding methionine ABC transporter permease — MFYDHIMDWYYDHRTFRLIWGATWETLYMVGVAGLIGFIIGIPMGVVLHVTKKHGLLENRIVNTVLGAIVNIGRSVPFLVLMVAIIPFTTLLIGKFIGTTAAIVPLTVGAIPFIARLVESALVEVPSGLIEAAQSMGASPMQIIAKVLLPEALPSIVNTITITLVTLVSYSAMAGTVGGGGLGDVAMRYGYQRYQPDIMFITVVLLVIVVQIIQMVGDRIASRVDHR, encoded by the coding sequence ATGTTTTATGATCACATCATGGATTGGTATTACGATCATCGCACCTTCCGTTTAATTTGGGGCGCAACATGGGAAACCTTGTATATGGTCGGTGTTGCGGGACTCATCGGCTTTATTATTGGTATACCTATGGGCGTGGTTTTACACGTGACCAAAAAACATGGTTTGTTAGAAAACCGAATCGTGAATACCGTATTAGGTGCCATTGTTAACATTGGTCGTTCCGTTCCCTTTTTAGTCTTAATGGTCGCTATCATTCCCTTTACGACCTTATTAATTGGCAAATTCATTGGCACAACCGCCGCCATCGTGCCTCTTACTGTTGGCGCAATTCCATTTATTGCTCGCTTAGTTGAAAGCGCTTTAGTTGAAGTGCCGAGTGGCTTAATTGAAGCAGCACAATCAATGGGAGCCAGCCCAATGCAAATTATCGCTAAAGTTTTGCTACCAGAAGCACTGCCTTCGATTGTTAATACTATTACCATCACTTTAGTGACACTGGTCAGCTACTCAGCCATGGCCGGTACTGTCGGCGGCGGTGGCCTAGGTGACGTAGCGATGCGTTATGGTTATCAACGTTATCAACCCGATATTATGTTTATCACTGTCGTACTCTTAGTGATCGTGGTACAAATCATTCAAATGGTGGGCGACCGAATTGCCAGCCGAGTGGATCATCGTTAA
- the metQ gene encoding methionine ABC transporter substrate-binding lipoprotein MetQ, translating into MKLKSLISAAAVATSLLLTGAANAAENTINVGVIAGPEAQVAEVAAQVAKEKYNLDVKLTIFSDYIIPNAALDDGSIDLNAFQHLPYLDKQIKDRGYKLKPVGNTFVYPIAGYSKKIKSLDELKKGDSIAIPNDPTNEGRALLLLEQQGLIKLAKDAGLEATPLDIVENPKKLDFVELEAPQLPNALQDVAIAIINNTFAAQNGLTVEQNGVFVESKESPYVNLIVAREDNANDENVQNFVKAYQSDAVYQEAMKLFNGSVVKGW; encoded by the coding sequence ATGAAATTGAAAAGCCTGATTAGTGCCGCCGCCGTTGCCACATCCTTACTGCTCACTGGTGCAGCGAATGCGGCAGAGAACACCATCAACGTCGGCGTGATCGCTGGCCCTGAAGCGCAAGTTGCCGAAGTTGCCGCGCAAGTTGCCAAAGAAAAATATAACCTTGACGTTAAATTAACCATTTTCTCTGATTACATTATTCCTAACGCCGCTTTGGACGATGGTTCTATTGATTTAAATGCTTTTCAACACTTGCCGTATCTTGATAAGCAAATTAAAGACCGTGGTTATAAACTAAAGCCTGTCGGCAATACGTTTGTTTATCCAATTGCAGGTTACTCCAAGAAAATCAAATCTCTTGATGAGTTGAAAAAAGGCGACAGCATCGCGATTCCAAACGATCCAACCAATGAAGGCCGTGCCCTACTGTTGCTTGAACAACAAGGGTTAATTAAGTTAGCAAAAGACGCAGGTCTTGAAGCAACACCACTTGATATCGTTGAAAACCCGAAGAAATTGGATTTTGTTGAGTTAGAAGCCCCACAACTTCCGAATGCGTTACAAGACGTGGCGATTGCGATCATCAATAACACCTTTGCCGCTCAAAATGGCTTAACTGTTGAGCAAAATGGCGTCTTTGTTGAAAGCAAAGAATCTCCATACGTTAACCTAATCGTAGCCCGTGAAGACAATGCCAACGACGAAAACGTACAGAACTTTGTTAAAGCCTACCAATCTGATGCAGTTTACCAAGAAGCCATGAAGCTGTTTAACGGCAGCGTAGTAAAAGGCTGGTAA
- the ykgO gene encoding type B 50S ribosomal protein L36 — MKVLKSLKSAKNRHPDCQVVKRKGRLYVICKANPRFKAVQK, encoded by the coding sequence ATGAAAGTATTAAAATCACTGAAAAGTGCGAAAAATCGCCATCCCGATTGTCAAGTCGTCAAAAGGAAAGGAAGGCTTTATGTGATCTGTAAAGCGAATCCAAGATTTAAAGCTGTGCAAAAATAA
- the metN gene encoding methionine ABC transporter ATP-binding protein MetN: MIEINQVNKVFYQGSKTIPALIDINLHIPQGEIFGVIGSSGAGKSTLIRCVNMLEAPTSGSVLVDGLDLTQLSASELSQARRNIGMIFQHFNLLSSRTVFDNVALPLELAKVNKSQIDQRVTKLLALVGLADKRDTYPANLSGGQKQRVAIARALASEPKVLLCDEATSALDPATTKSILELLKTINKQLNLTILIITHEMDVVKNICDKVAIIGGGRLVEQGLVSDIFAHPKTELAQEFIRSTLDLSIPEDYKARLQANQVEGSVPLVRLEFTGDSIDIPAVSQLSRQFNVDVSILSADIDYAGGVRFGLMVAEFFGDQEPVTQSLTFLKEHNIKVEVLGYVL, from the coding sequence ATGATTGAAATTAATCAAGTCAATAAAGTGTTTTATCAAGGCAGTAAAACAATCCCTGCCTTAATTGACATTAATCTTCATATTCCTCAAGGGGAAATCTTTGGCGTGATCGGCTCATCAGGGGCGGGTAAAAGTACCCTAATCCGCTGCGTGAATATGCTTGAAGCGCCCACGTCTGGTTCTGTCTTAGTCGATGGACTCGATCTTACTCAACTTTCTGCCAGCGAATTAAGTCAGGCTCGCCGTAATATCGGCATGATCTTCCAACACTTTAACCTCCTGTCTTCTCGAACCGTTTTTGATAATGTGGCACTTCCCTTAGAGCTGGCGAAGGTCAATAAATCTCAAATCGATCAGCGTGTAACCAAACTGCTCGCCTTAGTTGGTCTAGCTGACAAACGTGACACCTACCCTGCTAATTTAAGTGGTGGACAAAAACAACGTGTTGCGATTGCTCGTGCACTGGCCTCTGAGCCTAAAGTGCTACTTTGTGATGAAGCCACCAGCGCGCTCGACCCAGCAACCACTAAATCTATTTTAGAGCTACTCAAAACCATTAATAAGCAGCTTAATCTGACCATATTGATCATTACTCATGAAATGGATGTGGTGAAAAATATCTGTGACAAAGTTGCCATTATTGGTGGTGGCCGCTTAGTGGAACAAGGATTAGTCAGTGATATTTTCGCTCACCCGAAAACCGAATTGGCACAAGAATTTATTCGCTCAACCCTCGATTTATCTATTCCTGAAGATTACAAAGCGCGCCTACAAGCCAACCAAGTCGAAGGCTCAGTGCCATTAGTCCGCTTAGAGTTTACTGGTGATTCTATTGATATTCCGGCGGTGAGCCAGCTATCTCGCCAATTTAATGTCGATGTTAGTATTTTAAGTGCCGATATCGATTATGCCGGGGGCGTACGCTTCGGATTAATGGTGGCAGAATTTTTTGGCGACCAAGAACCCGTGACTCAATCACTCACTTTCCTAAAAGAACACAATATTAAAGTCGAGGTACTTGGCTATGTTTTATGA
- the gmhB gene encoding D-glycero-beta-D-manno-heptose 1,7-bisphosphate 7-phosphatase, with protein MSKPAVFIDRDGVINVDHGYVSNVDDFEYIDGVFEATKALKDLGYLLVLVTNQSGIARGYYTEKQFLTLTEWMDWNFVDKGVEFDGLYYCPHHPEGSVTKYAQVCDCRKPAAGMFVSAQEELDIDMSKSVMIGDKADDMRAAMAAGVNTKILVRSGKTVTQEAEQLADVVLDSINDAPKYLAERK; from the coding sequence TTGTCTAAACCAGCCGTTTTTATCGATCGTGATGGCGTTATTAATGTCGATCATGGTTATGTCAGCAACGTGGATGATTTTGAATATATTGACGGTGTATTTGAAGCGACCAAAGCACTCAAAGATTTAGGCTACTTATTGGTTCTGGTCACTAATCAATCGGGTATTGCTCGTGGCTATTACACTGAGAAACAGTTTTTAACGCTCACTGAATGGATGGATTGGAATTTTGTCGATAAAGGTGTGGAGTTTGATGGTCTTTATTATTGTCCTCATCACCCAGAAGGCTCAGTGACAAAATACGCGCAGGTGTGCGATTGTCGAAAACCTGCCGCGGGTATGTTTGTTTCTGCTCAAGAAGAATTAGATATCGATATGAGCAAGTCGGTCATGATCGGTGACAAAGCGGATGATATGCGAGCGGCGATGGCAGCCGGCGTGAACACGAAAATTTTAGTGCGCAGTGGCAAGACGGTAACGCAAGAGGCGGAGCAATTAGCCGATGTGGTCCTCGATAGCATCAATGATGCGCCTAAATACTTAGCTGAGCGTAAATAA